The following are from one region of the Oscarella lobularis chromosome 3, ooOscLobu1.1, whole genome shotgun sequence genome:
- the LOC136184738 gene encoding bromodomain-containing protein 9-like: MGKKHKKHHHRSNILAPEANEPKPLKLVLKMGSGASSRVVSPSPPPPPPTSTFSVPSRRIDVAESFSRAEKKKKKKKKKTKSTTVVESPPPPQPMLSEPPLQFPSPGIDYSIVHRVQKHKHKHHRPKHKKREMLDSSAPTTDLGGGDSGLGRRTSLGESLKLRIPSIPMTMTGMERYTSSSSSGAMEMPMEMLATNRPDRMKDKKLKADLLRYIFALQRKDVHKFFAMPVSDSFAPGYSRIIKKPMDFKKLRTKIDKSAYSSVDDFKDDVELMCVNCTVYNGRDTIYYREAVKLLAHAIKLMKNDLSPAKQVMPASLSLANATGTSTRSTRGADEEINVTDVDGTVDSRLWLGMQGSRHYGLLNPSESVTPNLDENADEIAQQTAEMAEEARLRVKQKGNKMGILHCADDGSTRLTFLNPDANKENASSDVTLGSLAGGLQQGRNQLGGVSAEKGKKAQGVPVSYLFYGPFSSFAPLANPYERKDIDELVTTYGDKTGVQYAQSLQRFVEDASSQAHAVVAELLTSLTDGKHAALMKKKAPTEKIKPSRSEEKKEDASLDVNIESLLSLEKEGIDVSFLTDIAGKLNPAESMQRTLDENAQRLDDLQDIQNKRLGSSAAGDGAIASVSSVEKELGLEIAKNLTDAIAKVEPKEVVPADGVGLALGLSNSGDVPRESSSVPANSGFSLLKQLGLDSDDDDDE, from the exons ATGGGCAAAAAACATAAGAAGCATCATCACCGGTCTAACATTCTTGCACCGGAGG CGAACGAGCCAAAACCGCTGAAACTCGTTCTAAAAATGGGCAGCGGCGCTTCCAGCCGAgtcgtttctccttctccgccgcctccaccaCCAACGTCGACCTTCAGCGTCCCGTCGCGAcgcatcgacgtcgcagAATCGTTTTCCCGcgccgagaagaagaaaaagaagaaaaagaaaaagacgaagtcgacgacggtcgtcgaatcgccgccaccgccgcaaCCGATGCTTTCCGAACCGCCGCTTCAATTCCCATCGCCTGGAATCGACTACTCGATCGTCCACAGAGTCCAGAAACACAAGCACAAACACCACAGACCCAAACACAAAAAACGGGAGATGTTAGACTCGAGCGCTCCCACGACGGATTTAGGCGGCGGGGATAGTGGCCTGGGGAGGAGGACTTCGTTGGGAGAATCGCTGAAGCTTCGAATACCGTCGATACCCATGACAATGACTGGAATGGAGAGATACACAAGTAGTAGTAGTTCTGG AGCTATGGAGATGCCCATGGAGATGTTGGCTACGAATCGACCGGATCGAATGAAGG ataAAAAGTTGAAGGCTGATCTTCTTCGTTATATTTTTGCTTTACAGAG GAAGGACGTCCATAAATTCTTTGCTATGCCCGTGAGCGACAGCTTTGCACCGGGCTATTCTCGCATTATCAAAAAGCCAATGGATTTCAAGAAATTGCGTACGAAAATCGACAAGTCTGCCTATAGTTCGGTTGACGATTTTAAG GATGATGTTGAATTAATGTGTGTAAACTGCACTGTGTACAATGGGCGCGATACGATCTACTATAGAGAGGCTGTCAAATTGTTAGCGCATGCCATCAAACTAATGAAA AATGATTTGAGTCCTGCTAAGCAAGTCATGCCGGCCTCTTTGTCTCTGGCAAACGCAACTGGCACTTCAACGAGATCGACTAGAGGCGCGGACGAGGAAATTAATGTGACCGATGTTGACGGAACTGTAGATTCTCGTCTATGGCTTGGCATGCAAGGATCAAG ACACTATGGCTTGTTAAATCCCTCAGAGAGCGTAACTCCCAACCTTGATGAAAATGCGGACGAGATTGCTCAGCAAACGGCAGAAATGGCAGAGGAGGCAAGACTCAGAGTGAAACAGAAAGGAAACAAG ATGGGCATCTTGCATTGTGCGGATGATGGCAGTACAAGACTGACCTTTTTAAATCCTGATGCAAATAAGG AGAATGCTTCCTCGGACGTTACTCTTGGCTCACTGGCTGGCGGTCTTCAACAAGGACGGAATCAGCTTGGTGGCGTTTCGGCggaaaagggaaagaaaGCACAAGGCGTTCCAG TGTCTTACCTGTTTTATGGgcccttttcttcttttgcacCCTTGGCCAATCCATATGAGAGAAAGGACATAGATGAGTTGGTGACGACGTATGGGGATAAGACAGGAGTTCAGTACGCCCAAAG CCTGCAGAGATTCGTTGAGGATGCGTCTAGTCAGGCTCACGCTGTCGTCGCTGAGCTACTGACCAGCCTAACAGACGGCAAACACGCAGCtctgatgaagaaaaaggcacCAACTGAA AAGATTAAACCTAGTagaagtgaagaaaagaaagaggacgCTAGCCTAG ACGTCAACATCGAGTCATTGTTGAGCCTAGAGAAAGAAGGTATTGACGTTTCATTTCTTACGGATATTGCTGGGAAATTGAATCCAGCTGA GTCAATGCAGCGTActctcgacgaaaacgctcaGCGCCTCGACGACTTGCAGGACATTCAAAATAAACGTCTTGGTAGCAGTGCAGCTGGAGACGGTGCCATTGCTAGCGTATCGTCTGTAGAGAAAGAACTAG GTTTGGAAATCGCGAAAAACTTGACTGATGCCATTGCAAAG GTTGAGCCTAAGGAAGTTGTGCCCGCGGATGGAGTTGGACTCGCCCTTGGGCTAAGCAACAGCGGAGATGTGCCGCGCGAGAGCAGCAGCGTACCAGCCAACAGTGGTTTCTCCCTTTTAAAGCAGTTAGGATTggatagcgacgacgacgacgatgaatgA
- the LOC136184746 gene encoding derlin-1-like produces MAEGDIAIWFKGIPIVTRVWFSLCVLFPLAGRIGLLNPLYMILEYGLVVYRFQIWRLLTCAVFYVISPATGFHYLMNLYFLYSYSRRLESGVFDGRSADYLFMVLIHWAILLVLGLLVGLWLLMDSLVMSVIYVWCQLNQDVIMQFWFGMQFKAMYFPWVLTIFGMVLRGGGVEELLGIFTGHAYFFLMFKYPQDFGGRAFLSTPQFLYKWLPNRRTIGGFGQAPISRRQDPSANVGGGRHDWGQGNVLGD; encoded by the exons ATGGCTGAAGGAGACATTGCAATATGGTTCAAAGGCATCCCGATTGTTACCAGAGTATGGTTCAGCCTGTGTGTTCTATTCCCTTTGGCTGGACGAATTGGCCTTCTAAATCCTCTGTACATGATCCTCGAATACGGATTAGTTGTATATCGATTCCAA ATCTGGCGCTTGCTTACGTGCGCCGTATTCTACGTGATCTCACCTGCCACTGGCTTTCACTATCTAATGAATCTCTACTTTCTCTACAGCTATTCGAGACGACTAGAGAGCG gtgtATTTGATGGCAGGTCAGCGGATTATCTGTTCATGGTGCTCATTCATTGGGCAATACTTCTG GTGTTAGGGCTCTTGGTTGGTCTCTGG CTCCTAATGGACTCTCTCGTTATGTCGGTTATTTACGTATGGTGCCAATTGAATCAAGACGTGATTATGCAGTTCTGGTTTGGGATGCAATTTAAG GCTATGTATTTTCCTTGGGTTTTGACAATCTTTGGAATGGTGCTCAGAGGAGG TGGCGTAGAGGAACTGCTCGGAATCTTTACTGGTCATGCCTACTTCTTTCTCATGTTCAAGTATCCACAGGACTTTGGTGGAAGAGCCTTTCTCTCCACTCCCCAGTTTCT GTACAAATGGCTACCGAACAGGCGAACAATTGGCGGCTTTGGACAAGCGCCAATTAGCCGAAGGCAAGATCCAAGCGCAAACGTCGGGGGCGGTCGACATGACTGGGGACAAGGCAACGTTCTCGGAGACTGA